The genomic window CTGGGCTGCCGCACAATGAAATCGCCGCGCAGATTGTGCGTCAGGCCGGTCTCGTGAAGCGCGAGGGCAAGACGGAGGACTTCTGTGTCGTCTTCGCCGCCATGGGTGTGAACCAGGAGACGGCCCGCTTTTTCCGCACAGAGTTCGAGCAGAACGGCTCGATGGAGAAGACCGTCCTCTTCCTGAACCTGGCGAACGACCCGACCATTGAGCGCATCGTGACGCCGCGTCTGGCCCTCACTACTGCTGAGTACCTCGCCTACGACTGCGGTAAGCACGTGCTCGTCATTCTGACCGACATGTCCTCGTACGCCGATGCCCTGCGTGAGGTGTCCGCCGCCCGTGAGGAGGTGCCCGGCCGCCGAGGTTTCCCTGGCTACATGTACACGAATCTGGCGTGCATCTACGAGCGTGCAGGCCGTGTGCTGGGCCGCGCCGGCTCCATCACCCAGATCCCGATTCTGTCCATGCCGAACGATGATATCACCCACCCCATTCCAGATCTCACCGGGTACATTACAGAAGGCCAGATCTACGTGGACCGCCAGCTGCACAACCGGCAGCTGTACCCGCCGATTAATAttctgccgtcgctgtcgcgtCTGATGAAGAACGCCATTGGTGAGGGCATGACCCGCAAGGATCACAGCGGCGTGAGCAACCAAATGTACGCCGCCTACGCCATCAGTCGTGATATTCTCGCCATGAAGGCCGTCGTTGGCGAGGAGGCGTTGAGTAGCGAGGATCTGCTGTACCTCGAGTTTCTCGACAAGTTCGAGCACAAGTTCATCTGCCAAGGCTTCTACGAAACACGCGATATCTTCCAAAGCCTTGACCTGTGCTGGGAACTGCTGCGCACGTTCCCCAAGAGCATGCTGAACAAGATCGACATGAAGACCCGTGATGAGTTTTATGACCGCCACCCGGGCCGCAAGTAATCAATGGGATGCCATAGATGAACCaaggagcgagagagagagagcgccaGGGAGGGGTATGGAGGCGGGCTCCATTGACCGGTCGTCGACCGTCAGCCGCCATGTATGTCCTCTGCTGTGTCTTTGCTTGCCACGGAGAACTGTAGGAGTTGATTGCGCAGACTcgcacaccctcctccttctcacCATGCGGCGTcccgctgtgcgtgtgcgcgctgtcgctcgcccccctccttgtTCGGCTGCTGGCTGCTTGATCGCTCCACAGCCTTTGCTCGTGGTTTTTCCGGCGTGCTTCCATCGTCGCGCGCTGACGCCTTTTGTGCCGCTCGTGTGTCGGGCCCcgctatgtgtgtgtgtgtgtgtgtgtgccctcgcgcagaaaggaaaaggaaaggaggcGGGCggtggggaagggcgggggggaggagaccagtgcgtgtgcttgcAGCGCCTAGACTCGCTGATGGGCGGTGCTGtccgtgccgctgcgacgtTTCTGTGCTCCTTCGCGTATGCTTCGCGGCGCCTtgctcgctccctctcctttctgGTGTGTGTCCTTTGTTTCTCCTATCGACATGAGCGGTGCACCGAAACCGCACGCTGCCAGCGCCGATACCCGGCGCACGGGCACCTCGGTGAGGTGCTGTCTGCCTCGTTGCTTGTGTGCTTTATCCTTCTTCATTATCGTGCGCCATTGGCTAATTGATGCTCGTCGAGCTTGTTGGAGAGCGAGCGAAACGAacgatgtgtgtgtgtgtgtgtgtgtgctgaggGGATGCGTGTaatcgaggaggaggcatgCAGGGGCGCATCAAAACACGGGAGGACGTTGTGAGGTGCGGGTGGCATGGGGTGTGGAAGCGGTAAGGCCTGCAGGTACTTTTCCTCCTTCCGAaagcacaccacacacacacacacacgcacacgcacgcacgcacggaTAAtttgagggggaggggcggcgcgAGGAAAGGGCCCACCGATCGAGTCGTCGTGGAAGcgcagcgaagaggaggtCGGTGCTCCTTGAACGCCATTCCTGAACTTTCTCTCGTACTGCCTGTCTGCCTCTTTCTGTGCccatgtacgtgtgtgtgtgtgtgtgtgtgtgtgggcctCCCTTGTTGCGTGATCGCCCTGCCCTTACTACTTCATCGCCGGCACCCCGGCGTTCGCCCCTTCGCTCTTCTCCCTGTGTGCAGGGTGCTTGGTGTTGGTGTCGTGCGCGGTCGTATGGCGACGCTGCGTGTTGTCCTCTGTGATGCAACGAATTGTTATGCATACGCACACATTTATATAAAGACCGTATGTAGCGTTGTAGGAGTCATGCCGCTCTTCGACAGCACACGCGTTTGCCTCTGCCTGTGTCTCGGGGTGCGCGTATGGGgggcatgcgtgtgtgcatggcgAGTTGTCTGATCTATATAAGGAAAGGACGAGCGGAAACTGTGGTGAGTGTTCCTGGGAAAGATGAACATCGAAAAGAAACGGGAAAGCAACGGGGTGATCACGAGCGGTCGCTACTAGAGCGCGCATGCACAGagagtttgtgtgtgtgtgggtggggggggagggggcgcgtcCGTATTtggccctcctccacccttctccctccctctccgtcgcGTCACGACACGGATGCGCGTGGGCATGTGCACTTACCGGCGTGTATTGGGTATGGAGTGCGAGACTTTCCTTAACGAAGCCGAAGCCAGACACGCGcgctgccccctctcccctctcttcgcTCACCCCCACTCAGGAGAGGGCACACGTGCTGCCTGGTGCGGATAGGCTGGGCAAAGGCGTAAaatgtacgtgtgcgtgcgcgaccGGAGAAGAGGCTtggcaggcaggcaggagtgtgcagcggcgctgaggaAGCGGTGTGGACAAGTTGCTCACTACCCGCGTATGCGACGAGTgccgcacacgtgtgcagtGTGTGATCGCTCtggcgcggcgctcgggggGTCGACGGGAATCAGCTCTGCCGCCATCCATGACCGAACACGGGGGCGTCGGACGCGCGTCTCTCCTTCCCCAGTCCCGCTCGCGATCTCcctgccctctccctctcaccaCTGTTCACTGCCATCGGCCCGTTCTTCCCGTGCCCTTGTGCAACAACACTcacaccaacaccaccgcctccacccaCACAACTCCATGCAGTAGTACGGCCGCAGGTGCGTCGAGTCGCTCCCCACTAAGTGGAGGCAGTGGATCATCGACCCTTCTATGCACCCATCCCATCCCCTTCCTCATACTTGCGtgttccctctctctcttctcacTCTCTTCGCCTTGGCGTCCCTCGTGCGAGTAACAGTACTCTGAGGGGCGGGCTCATTGCGTTCTCTTTGTGTTGCTTCGTTGACGGTTTCCCGCTCTGCTTCAtcttttttctttggtgTGCGGTCCGTTATCtctgcatcgccgccatGTCTTCCGACACTGCCGCGTCCTGTCTTCTGGACATTGTCGTCTTCGCAGGCGGCGACTCACTGGACCTGATGCCGCTGACTGCCGTGGAGCAGAAGACAATGTTGCGGATCTGCAACCGGCCCCTGATTTGGTACGCCATCACGCCATGGATCGAGGCAGGCTTTCGCTGCTTCTTCTTGTGCGTCAACGAGGACTACGCGACACTGCGAGCGTACCTCTCTCGGGCTTTTGACGGCGTCGACTTCCACTATATTCTTGTCCCCTCCAACATGGGTGATCACCCGTCCACAACGTGCGACGCCGTCAAGGCGTACCTCAAGTACAAGGAGGCTCTGCGGCTTGGCGAGGAGGGCACGCTCGCCGAGGTTTCTCGCGGCATGCCGGATCGCGACGACTCCGCGATAAACGTGGAggtcagcggcggccgctctCCTTCTGTGATGTCACTGCatgaggcgcagcagcaccgcggcgccAGTGGCAGCCGAAATCACGGTGGCAGCACCAGCCACAGCAATCGCGACCCGTTGAAGCTCGAGCGCATGAACAGCGCCGGCCTCCCGCGCGACGCTCTGTTGCTGAGCTGCGACACCATCCTTGTCGACGTTGACGTAGCGAGCTTCGTGGAGCGGCACTACGCCTCTCTAGCGTCCGTGACGGCAATGCTATATCGCCCTCTGCgcaagcgcggcggcagcggtgatcACAAGGGCGGCCACCGACACGGGaagggtggcggtggcgcttcAGCCGACTCTGCGGAGGTGTCCTACACCCATGCGCTGTCGTGTGTTGCCTACGAGGAGACAGATGTGCTTGCCTCTATGGGACTTGGCGCAGCTTCTAGCGCACCAACCTCCTCATGTAGCCGACGTTTGCCGAGTGGGATGCCGTCGCAGTCGTTGCACGCATCTGCCAGCCTTTTTGCACGCTCACCCTGCGAGGTGCGCACCATGTCTGCCGAGCCCGTTCAcgttcaccaccaccgtaTGCACTACCTCAACCCGCTGGAGGGCAAGCCGGAGGTGCGTATTACCATGGCGTTCGCAGCGCGCCGTCCTGACTTGACGTTCGCCGCCGATGTTGTCGACGCGCACGCGTACCTGATGAGCCGTTGGGTGCTCGAGTTTATTGCGGAGTCGGCAGGCGTTTCGGACATGAGCGTGCGCAAGGACATTCTGCCTCTGCTGGCACGTAGTCAGCACACCACCGTCAATGCAGCCGAAAAAGTGTTCGTGACGCCGGCAGACAAGCTGAAGATGAACGTGCCGCTCCACTGGCTCGGCGAGGGCGCCGAGATCTCGGCGCAGTCGCTCAACGCTGCGTGTGGGCTTTCGCTGCCGGAGGTGACAGATTCGCTGCGCGTGTTCTGCACCATCTACGAGGAGGACCCCGACGTGGCGTGCCGCATCTGCAGCATGAACACCCGCGACAACTACCGTGCCCTGAACCACGACATCATCTCCGCCAAGTGCTCCCAGCTTCAGCTAGAGGAGCCACCGCTGGGCACCGGCAGTGCTGCGGGCGTTGGTGGTGCATTCGGCGGAGGCACCAGTGCCGTGAACCGCTTCGCGCTGCCTTCCTTGCTCCCCCAtggcggcgcgcacgccggccacaccggtgctgctggtggagCAGCGCATGGTGACAGTGGCAAGCCGGCACCGtccgctggcgctgtggcCCTTTCTTCACTCCTTCCGGACAACCCGATCACGCTGCGGGAGAAGATTGGCGATCAGCAGGTGTGCATTGTCGGCAGCTTTATCGACTCCGTCCCGCCGCCGAACGTGTTCGTGACGCGCAGTGTGATCGGCGCGCACGTCACGCTGGAGCCCGGTGTTCGCATCACGGACAGCATCCTCATGGGCAACGTCGAGATTGGTGCCAAGGCGGTCGTGTCGAATAGCGTCAtcggcaccggtgccgtGGTGAACGCTGGATGTCGCGTTGTGGGCACCATTGTTGGGCCCCGTTGTGTCGTCGAGGAGAACGCAAGCGACACCATAATTGAGTAACTCTGAACTAGCTTGGatctgcgtctctctctctctctctgtgcgtgcgcgtgcgttgtTGTGTGCGAGGGTGCGTGCTTGTACGTCCGCAGCAGAGAGCCGCAGTGGGTAATACAGATAGAGACAGACACGGGCAGAGATGGGCGTCGTCTTTGTATTTCACTCGTCGCCTACTCTCCATGGTTCGTGCTccccactctctctgtgcctgtgtctgcGGCCGAGGTCGCTGGCACTGTCGCAGCCGTGTTGGGTGCTCGTTGTCCACGTTGGCGATACAAGCGCGCGAGCACGGCGTACATTGTGAGcgacagccgctgcgccgaaAATGGCAGCAAACGATCGACTCATCGCTACGCACATGCGGATGTATCTCTCTGTCGGTGTGTGCTCGGCGGTTTCCGCGCaccccgcctctctctctttctcaccGCCTCACGCGTGTGCTCTCTCCCCGCTTGCTGCCCCTCTTTCTTGCGTCttggcgcgcgcgagagagcgagcgtgtatgtatgtgtgtgtgtgtgtgtgcgtgcagcagcggcagcagcagccaaaCTCCCTCAGAGTTGCACTTCTCGGCCCCCTTTTTCCCATCTTTCGTCTTTTCACGTACATGCACAGCCATCGATCTCAGCCCATCCAACAGACGAGGCCACCGGTTGCGCATCTCGGCGAAGCGGCAGTGCGGCACGTAGGCGTACTTCTCGCGTGCTTTCCGTTGAGGTAAATGTCACTGCATGGCTCTTTGTCGTTTtcgccggcgcgcgcgggCGTGCTTATGTGTTGATAGCGGTGATTGTTGACGGAGAAAGCCTCTTGCACCACTGCCTGTGCCTGAGTGCGCTGCATCGATCGCCATCCGCTCCTTCCTCACCGCGGAGCTCATTCCATCAGCTGTACACGTGCACCGAGAACGGCAAATGGAGCTTGCTCTTGGCCATGCAGAGTCACTGGCGAGCGCACGACTGTACGCACCGCCAAGCACACTCTGTACTgtcctgctgcaccacggctatCGCTCCAAAGCCAGTGACTTCCAGCACTTGTGCCGGCTGTGCACGCAGGCGCTACAGGACCTCAAGAGAAACGCAACGAAAGCCAATGATGgg from Leishmania major strain Friedlin complete genome, chromosome 28 includes these protein-coding regions:
- a CDS encoding putative vacuolar ATP synthase subunit b, translating into MGRDEEHVRVLSKQELLATHIKELNESYSVKPHLEYTTIRAVNGPLVILEDVRKPTFAEIVNIELADGTARRGQVLEVDGTKAVVQVFEGTSGIDVVRSKCEFTGKVMELGVSEDMLGRIFNGSGIPIDNGPPVLPEQFRSIEGIPINPRARVYPEEMIQTGISSIDVMTSISRGQKIPLFSGAGLPHNEIAAQIVRQAGLVKREGKTEDFCVVFAAMGVNQETARFFRTEFEQNGSMEKTVLFLNLANDPTIERIVTPRLALTTAEYLAYDCGKHVLVILTDMSSYADALREVSAAREEVPGRRGFPGYMYTNLACIYERAGRVLGRAGSITQIPILSMPNDDITHPIPDLTGYITEGQIYVDRQLHNRQLYPPINILPSLSRLMKNAIGEGMTRKDHSGVSNQMYAAYAISRDILAMKAVVGEEALSSEDLLYLEFLDKFEHKFICQGFYETRDIFQSLDLCWELLRTFPKSMLNKIDMKTRDEFYDRHPGRK